The genomic window TTAATCTATAATGGGCTAAAGCCTAATCGTTTCAGCCAAAACCTTCTCCAGTATAAATATTAATAAAGATAGAAGTTATTTATCTTAAAATAAAAATCAAACAGTATTTAGGGAGTTTCCGCTTCCACTTAAAAGAATCAATAAGGAGTTAAAATGGACAAACTTATCACCTATATGCTCTGGAGCAGTAACAATGTAGCATAGGTCAAAAGCTTATCCATTTTTTATTTATCCGCCTGTAGGCGAGGTTAGCGTCATAAGCCACTTCGTGGGCTTATGACTTATCATATAGACAATAGTTTATTTTTTTACAGTGGATTTTATTATAAAAATATATCGTTGAATTTATATTATTTAATATAGTTGGAGAAGCTGTATAGTTATAATTTATCATATTTAATTTTAAGATGAGTTGTGAAATTATATTAATTTAAGAAGTAACATTACTAATAGTTAAGATTTAAAAGTATTATAGAAAGTACATAACAATAATTTAATAAGAGTGAGTGTATATAGTGTTATATATAATGTAGATAGTATAGCTAATTATCATGCGGGCACTTTAACCTGCACCCAAAAAAGTACAGGTTACTCCTTAGCAGCTCTAAGCATTAAAAGGACTTATTCTTAGAATGAAAATTATAAGACAGGTCTACCGACTTAAAGGCACGTACAATCTCAGGATTGATCCACCTTGGACGTGCCTTTAAGGACAAGTCCAAGGGCGGGGAAAGTTATAGTAAATAAAGATAAAAAGAAGTGTTATGTTTAATAGGTTATTACATAATTAAATATTTGCCATTGACATGGATCTTCTGTATGTATAGTTAAAAGCCCTTGAAAGCCATGGGAGATACAAGGGCTTTTAATAAAAAAGGGTACTATAAATACTTCTCTATGTAAATGGTTCACTTCGTCAAATATTGGCGGGAAATGAATTAAAGGATGAGAGAAATTTTAAAAGTATAAATATGGAATCTAGGAATTTTGGGAGGACATTAGGAGGATATGAAAGCCAATCAAATAAGGATATATAACTTAAAATAAAATTTAATATTAAAATTTGTGGTATAATATAGAAAAAATATACAAATAAAATGTAATTTAGTACACAGTTTAAATAAAGTGCGTAGCAAATATGGTACAATGAGTTATGACAAAATCGTAGAAATTTACGACCTGAAGATTAATTATATTAGTGAGGTAAAGCATATGGAATATAGGAAATTACAAACTGAAGAAATCGACAGACAGTTATTTAAAAAATTTCAGCGTCATCAGAAAGTTACACAATGTTGGAGAAAAATAAATGGTGAGTGGATTGTTAAAAATGTGCCATTTATAGATCAGTGGAATGAGGAGGACTATAATCAACTCATAAAATGCCTTAAAAACACATTGAAAACAGATGGTATAGTATATGGTGTATTTTTAGAGGATACTTTGAAAGGGTTTGTATCAGTAGAAAATGGATTTATCGGCAAAAATCAAGAATATTTTGATCTTTCATCTATTCACGTGTCCGAAGATATGAGAGGTAGCGGTATAGGAAAAAAACTTTTTCAGATTGCTGCTCAGTGGGCGAAAATTCATGGGGCAAAAAAACTATATATTTCTGCACACTCTGCTGTGGAATCACAGGCATTTTACAAGGCAATGGGGTGTACTGAAGCATTGGAATATAATCAAAAACATGTTGAAAAAGAGCCATGTGACTGTCAATTGGAATATGTTCTATAATGTGAAGATTATGAATAAAACATTCAGGATACAATATTCTTAAATTACGGGGTAAATGGTTAAGAATTAAAGAAGTAGTTAAGTCACAACAGCAGATTATTATGTATTAAATAAAAACAAGCTTTACAATTAAAGTATAGCAGTAAAATTACATTTATAATTTCAATTAAATATAATAAAAGCACTATTAAAGTTATTAGATTTTAATAATTTTCATAGTGCTTATTTTTAATTGGAAAGTACAGATGAAACTTTTAACTAAAGTAGACTTCTTATTTATAGATAACACTATTTAATTTATCTGCAGCATCTTTATTCATAACAGTTAAAATATGAGAGTAAAGATCTATAGCTATATTAATTTTAATGTTGGAATTCATGATATAATAATTAGAAAGTTTCTCATTGAAAAATTTGGATTACAAGTGGAGAGTATAAATATATTTAAAAATGAATCATCTGATGGAGCAGTACTTGGAGAAAAACTTAGTAAAGTAAAATATACTGAAAGAGTGGGTTAAGTACTTATTTTTAGAACATCAGACATGGGCTGTTTTAAAAGCATTAAAGTATGAAGGTTAATCAAATAGAATTTAGGTGAGAATTACATGAGGCTATGGACAATACAAAATGAAGTTGTATATCAAAAATTTAAGGATGTAGGAATCCTTCGTGCAGATAACAGCTTTATTTGTGATGATATGATTTGCCATTATAATTGGATGGTAGAGCAAATGAAAAAGAGAATAGGGTTTCCTATTATAGAAAAAATAAAATATCCTATATGGGCATGGTATCAATGGCAAGGTATTGAACATAAGAGACCAGATTTAAGATTTTCTGGTCATTTGAATAAAGGTACAAAAGGTATGCTTTTAGAATTAGAAGTAGAGCCAGCAAATGTTTTGTTATCTGATTTTGATGATTTTAATAGTGTTTTAAATTATGGGTATATAACAGATAGTGAAGTAGAATATGATAATTTTTATAATGAACTTGAAAGTTATGGATACTGTCATTATGATTTACAATCATCAAATAAAGGGACTGATATTTTAAACCAATTTAAATTAAGACTTTATGAAAGTTGGGAAAAAATATTTGATTTAGAGCGTAAGATGGACGAGGGGTGGTCAGGCAAAAAAGAGGAGCAATCTATACAAGCTACAATGTGGGAAGTAAGGTGGAAGCAGGTTGTTTCAATTAAGCATTTTATAGCAAAATAACATGTTATGCAGACAAATAGTAATTTGTTGAATTGATATTATTAAAATTATAGATATAGATTGGAGATAACTTTAAGATGGATAATAAATTTAAAAGTTGGTTAAATAGTAAATCATTAAAAGATAATATTAAGAATCCGAATATAAAAGTTGGAGATTTTACATATTATTCTGGATATTATCATAAAGAAGAATTTGAAGATATATGTGTAAGATATCTTTTAGGTGATGGAAGTACTAAAAATTATAAAGAAATCTTTGATGAAAATTTTGTATTTGATAAACTAGAAATAGGTAAATTTTGTTCAATAGGTTCAGGGGCAAGTTTTATATTAGCAGGAAATCAGGGGCATAATCATAAATGGATTTCTGCATATCCATTTGATCCTGAAGTGTTTTCAAATGCTAGGAATGGATTTCAAACAAAAGGAGATACAATTATAGGGAATGATGTTTGGATTGGAACAGAATCAATTATAATGCCAGGTGTAAAAGTTGGTGATGGAGCAGTTATAGGAACAAGAAGTGTAGTTACTAAAGATGTAGAATCTTACACTATAGTAGGTGGAAATCCTGCTCAATTAATAAAAAAAAGGTTTGCTGATAATGAAATAGAGAAATTATTGGAGATTAAATGGTGGAATTGGAGCATAGAAAAAATTAATGAAGCATTACCCTACATTTGTAGTAATAATGTTATTGCTCTATATAATTTTTATTTGAAGTAATTATCTATAATTCTAAGTTTTAGAGTTATTTTAACTCGTAAATTCCAATTTGTCTGATTGAACAAAACTAGCGTAATGGCTGGTTAAGTTAATACATGTTTTATTCTTAGTGTAACAGTCTCGCTAAGTTACTTATCAGCATAATAAAGCACAAAAAAGTACTAACTATTTCAAATACAGAACTTGGCTAATGTGAGTGAGATGAATGTTTAAATTGGAAATGATGTTTGGATTGGACAAGAAAGGATATTTATAAAGATGATGTTTTGAAAAATGGAGATATGATTGGGGAGGTTCCTATTATTAAAGTTGGAGAAAATGTTATAGGGTTTAGTGGAAATGTTGGTAAGGTGGAAGTTAGGATTAATGAAGTGTGGATATAGAATTGGTTTTATATTATAATTAGATACATGGCAGTATTTTAAGGTTAAAAAGGGATTATTTATATAATATATCAATAAATAGTAATTTTAAAGGCGGGGTACAATGGCAGTCGCAAATATAAAAGTAACTTTAAACGAAGATATAAAAACAGTTTGGGAAATGGTAACTTCTCTTAATAGTTATGCTTGGAGAAGTGATTTGAGTGAAATTCATGTTTTGGAAGCAGGGAAAAAATTTGTGGAGTATTCAAAAGAAGGATATGTTACAACTTTTACAATAACTATGTTTGAACCTATGACACGGTATGAGTTTGATATGGATAACAACAACATGTGTGGGCATTGGACAGGATTATTTTTAAAGACAGATGATAATAAGACAGAGATAAATTTTACAGAAAATATAACTCCAAAGAAGTGGATAATGAAACCTTTTGTGGGAATATATTTAAAGAAACAACAGGCTACTTATATTTCAGATTTAAGAAAAGCATTGGAGGGAAAACAATGACTTGTGATGAAATTATTTTAGAATTAAAGTCCTTAAGTTTAGAGAAATATAAAGCAAATGTTGTTAAAATGGGAATACCAGAGAACAGTAGTATAGGTGTTTCTACTGGGGATATTCTCAAACTGGCTAAAGGTATTAAAAAATCAAATGAATTTGCGTATGAGTTATGGAGGACAGGCTATCATGAAGCAAGGCTCTTAGCAGTTCTTGTTTTTGATAAAGAGTATCTTTCATTGCATGAAGTTGAACTATTGATGAATAATGTTTGTTCGTGGGATTTATGTGACCATTAATAATAAATTTAAACAATTAGCTGATGATTTTGGATTTAAAATAGTTCCTTGTATTAGAGCAAGACCTAATACTAAAGCAAAGGTGGAAAATCCAGTGAGAATAATAGATGAAATAATGAATTACAATGGTATTGTGGAAAATTTAGAAGAGTTGCACAAAAAGATGAGTACTATAACAAATGAAGCTAATTCAAGGATATGTCAATTGTACAAAAAGATGTTGACATTAGTACATGGTCAATACACATTTCGATAAAATAACACGTTGAAATCTCACAAAGTCGTGATAATTCAAAAGAGCCGCCCAGAATCGGACGGCTCTTTTGAATTTTATTATTCTATTTTCCTTAACCGTTCAACCACTGTTTCCTTTGTCATTTGTTTGTAACACAGCAAGGGAATACACGCTGTAAGAGTGATTAGAGGAAGTATACACAGCATAACAGGCAACAATGTAAAATGCCATGTGAAGTAACTCAATTCATTTCCCATCATTCGCACTATCGTTACACTGGCGAGCGTGGACAAAGCCAAAGAACACAACAATCCCAAAAGTGAATAACTGACCCCCTCAAAAATTAACATTTTTTTCACTTGTTGTCCAGTCATACCTACCGATTGGAGCATCGCAATTTCTTTATGCCGTGATAGAATAGAAGTAGCCATTGAATTGACAAAGTTCAAAATCCCAATCAAGGCTAAAATCGCACACAGTGCGCCGCCTACAAGCTGGTACATATCTATCATGCCTTGAAATGTTTGCCGTAAGGTTACCTTGGAATAATAATCCAAACCGCTGTCTGTGTTTGTCGTGTAGTTCTTTAGCCAGTTTTCTGTGGTAATAATATGTTCTTTATCAACATTCAAAATGGTTTTCATGGGAAGATGTTCCGTAGAGCCGGAAATCTCTAAAAATTCTTGTTTGGGTAGCACATATTCAACTCCCATATCAATACTCAAAGGGGTTGATAAAGCTCTTGGCACAGTAACAACCGCTAAAACCTCATAGGTTCTATTACTTCCATCTTTGCAAGCGATTGTCACTTGCTCGCCTGGATGATATAGTGATAGTGAGCCATCGCCTACCATTCTCATGGGGGTAACATAAATGCCACTGCCAGATTGCCATCTCTCATTGTCCAGATTTCCCTCAAGTATTTGTAGGTATTCTGCGGGCCAATTATCAAAACCGTAAATATTTACGCCATGCTCCTTGCGAACAGTATAATTTCCATACTCTGCTGCAACAGCCTCCGATTGTTCAGACAAAGCATGTAATCGCCCTAATGTTTCCTCATTTAACGGTTGATTAGAAGCCTGCAAATAAATGTTTCCGATATTCTGCAAGCCATCCAATGTGTTGGCTTGATTGGTAAAATCTTGACTAACATTTGCAGTGTCGAATGGACTGTTACTATTGATGATACTTGCATCGGAAACCGTAAAATCAGTAAGACTAAAATCAGATACAAATTTATCAAAATCAAAAGAATTGACATAAGTAAACACGCTGTTAAGTAAGACAATACTCAATGCAAATGAAAGAGTTACAATTACTACTTTCTTTTTGTTTCTGCTAAGATTCTCTTTTGCTAACATCATTGTACTGATGTGTCTGCTACGCTTTTGCTT from Clostridium sp. MB40-C1 includes these protein-coding regions:
- a CDS encoding DNA alkylation repair protein is translated as MTCDEIILELKSLSLEKYKANVVKMGIPENSSIGVSTGDILKLAKGIKKSNEFAYELWRTGYHEARLLAVLVFDKEYLSLHEVELLMNNVCSWDLCDH
- a CDS encoding CatB-related O-acetyltransferase yields the protein MDNKFKSWLNSKSLKDNIKNPNIKVGDFTYYSGYYHKEEFEDICVRYLLGDGSTKNYKEIFDENFVFDKLEIGKFCSIGSGASFILAGNQGHNHKWISAYPFDPEVFSNARNGFQTKGDTIIGNDVWIGTESIIMPGVKVGDGAVIGTRSVVTKDVESYTIVGGNPAQLIKKRFADNEIEKLLEIKWWNWSIEKINEALPYICSNNVIALYNFYLK
- a CDS encoding ABC transporter permease; amino-acid sequence: MNDILFGNNNHKVLNRLVKRSLKSQKNYISILAITLATLLFTSLFTIAISLQSSMQDSNMRTIGTSAHIGIKHITLDEYETVSADSAISEAGHSIIFGYAVGDCFNKTPTEVRWADENYADWTFNYPDEGKLPEADKEIATSRIVLEAMGIPAEIGTPIELTFATDTNTITDTFTLCGIWNGDSVAYRQTILLSKPYAVKNAPAVHGTSDSTVTVSTGYIDGVFMLPSAWNIEEQAGKLAETHGFTDRINVNTAYSTAEISVSNILAVLAGIVVIFFAGYLLIYNVFYISIAQDIRFYGMLKTLGTTARQIRKIVYQKALRLSLIGIPIGLALGWPVGRILLPSIIGMLTEDMQVITTINPFIFIVAIFFSLITVFISCHTPAKIAAKVSPMEALRYVEQSAGKKKQKRSRHISTMMLAKENLSRNKKKVVIVTLSFALSIVLLNSVFTYVNSFDFDKFVSDFSLTDFTVSDASIINSNSPFDTANVSQDFTNQANTLDGLQNIGNIYLQASNQPLNEETLGRLHALSEQSEAVAAEYGNYTVRKEHGVNIYGFDNWPAEYLQILEGNLDNERWQSGSGIYVTPMRMVGDGSLSLYHPGEQVTIACKDGSNRTYEVLAVVTVPRALSTPLSIDMGVEYVLPKQEFLEISGSTEHLPMKTILNVDKEHIITTENWLKNYTTNTDSGLDYYSKVTLRQTFQGMIDMYQLVGGALCAILALIGILNFVNSMATSILSRHKEIAMLQSVGMTGQQVKKMLIFEGVSYSLLGLLCSLALSTLASVTIVRMMGNELSYFTWHFTLLPVMLCILPLITLTACIPLLCYKQMTKETVVERLRKIE
- a CDS encoding DUF3841 domain-containing protein, with translation MRLWTIQNEVVYQKFKDVGILRADNSFICDDMICHYNWMVEQMKKRIGFPIIEKIKYPIWAWYQWQGIEHKRPDLRFSGHLNKGTKGMLLELEVEPANVLLSDFDDFNSVLNYGYITDSEVEYDNFYNELESYGYCHYDLQSSNKGTDILNQFKLRLYESWEKIFDLERKMDEGWSGKKEEQSIQATMWEVRWKQVVSIKHFIAK
- a CDS encoding GNAT family N-acetyltransferase, which codes for MEYRKLQTEEIDRQLFKKFQRHQKVTQCWRKINGEWIVKNVPFIDQWNEEDYNQLIKCLKNTLKTDGIVYGVFLEDTLKGFVSVENGFIGKNQEYFDLSSIHVSEDMRGSGIGKKLFQIAAQWAKIHGAKKLYISAHSAVESQAFYKAMGCTEALEYNQKHVEKEPCDCQLEYVL
- a CDS encoding SRPBCC family protein — its product is MAVANIKVTLNEDIKTVWEMVTSLNSYAWRSDLSEIHVLEAGKKFVEYSKEGYVTTFTITMFEPMTRYEFDMDNNNMCGHWTGLFLKTDDNKTEINFTENITPKKWIMKPFVGIYLKKQQATYISDLRKALEGKQ